One window of Chloroflexus aggregans DSM 9485 genomic DNA carries:
- a CDS encoding sensor histidine kinase: MMKTWRQRLNPIGLFVGYRWLAWLLAGLTLTLPGYTPQNLPLHASLLLLVLPVTLFITRQASSYLRLMQRRPILLTVDILVALIVILLSGGGWLPFGPAALGSLIAPALLFGWQGALLSGIGFVIAYLVSSTLVSIPALSGPQAVVILLFGLGWTVLAAWQRPLLDRHHDQNRAFIGDTTLPTGTRRSVLPKNEAISAGSEWFSPSTMSASSRRSAELAPAVSLRPDLRLAIFHLVDEERQRGGFQVNCQIEGAVQKLTTAQQSVLLRTAQEALANVRRHAHASSCHVLLRVDEHVATLQIEDDGVGLLDGTYERPHLHALRALRYRIAELDGQLAVFEGEKGGLTVRVTLPLEP, from the coding sequence ATGATGAAAACATGGCGGCAGCGTCTTAACCCCATCGGTCTCTTCGTCGGGTATCGGTGGCTGGCATGGCTTCTTGCCGGTCTTACCTTGACTCTGCCTGGCTACACTCCTCAAAATTTGCCACTCCACGCCAGTTTGTTGCTGTTGGTATTGCCGGTCACGCTCTTCATTACTCGCCAAGCGTCGAGCTATCTGCGCCTCATGCAACGCAGACCGATTTTGCTGACCGTCGACATTCTTGTAGCACTCATCGTCATCCTGTTAAGTGGTGGTGGGTGGCTCCCCTTTGGTCCGGCAGCATTAGGTAGCTTGATTGCACCGGCACTCCTATTCGGTTGGCAAGGGGCACTCCTGAGCGGAATAGGGTTTGTGATAGCGTATCTGGTCAGTAGTACCCTGGTATCAATACCGGCACTCAGTGGGCCACAAGCTGTTGTTATCTTGTTATTTGGCCTCGGTTGGACCGTATTAGCGGCCTGGCAACGACCGCTGCTTGATCGGCATCACGACCAGAATAGGGCGTTCATCGGTGACACAACCCTACCAACCGGAACACGCCGATCTGTTCTACCGAAGAATGAGGCGATTAGTGCGGGAAGTGAATGGTTTTCACCATCGACGATGAGCGCTAGTAGCCGACGTAGTGCTGAATTGGCCCCGGCCGTCTCGCTCCGCCCCGATCTGCGTCTTGCGATCTTTCACTTGGTCGATGAGGAACGGCAACGAGGTGGCTTTCAGGTTAATTGCCAGATCGAAGGTGCGGTACAGAAGCTCACTACAGCTCAGCAGAGTGTGCTTTTGCGCACCGCTCAAGAGGCACTAGCCAACGTTCGCCGCCACGCCCACGCCTCGTCGTGCCACGTCTTGCTTCGCGTTGACGAGCACGTTGCCACCTTGCAAATCGAAGATGATGGTGTTGGTCTGCTCGACGGTACCTACGAGCGACCCCATCTGCACGCACTGCGTGCGCTACGC